The following are from one region of the Streptomyces fradiae genome:
- a CDS encoding EF-hand domain-containing protein, translating into MADIESARTAFNKFDVDGDGFITAAEYKHVMAEMGDFYTTETVAEALIKQRDDNGDGKLSFEEFWSHLSKA; encoded by the coding sequence GTGGCGGACATCGAGTCGGCACGTACGGCATTCAACAAGTTCGACGTGGACGGGGACGGCTTCATCACGGCCGCCGAGTACAAGCACGTCATGGCCGAGATGGGCGACTTCTACACGACCGAGACGGTCGCCGAGGCGCTCATCAAGCAGCGCGACGACAACGGCGACGGCAAGCTCTCCTTCGAGGAGTTCTGGTCCCACCTCAGCA